The following is a genomic window from Crossiella equi.
CTCCGACACCGCCGCCCTCGTCACCGGCGGCGCTTCCGGCCTGGGCGGGGCCACCAGCCGTGCGCTGGCCGCCAGGGGCGTTCACGTCTTCGCGCTGGACCTGCCGCAGGGCATCGAGAAGGCCGAGCGGGTCGACGGCGTGACCTACGTGCCCGCCGACGTCACCGACGCCGAGCAGGTCCAGGCCGCCGTCGAGCAGGCCGCGGGCTCCGGCGTCCCGCTGCGCACCGTGGTCAACTGCGCGGGCGTGGGCTGGGCGGGCCGGGTCATCAACAAGCAGGGCGAGCCGCACGACTACGACCTGTTCCGCAAGGTCGTGGAGATCAACCTGATCGGTACGTTCAACGTGCTGCGCCTGGCCTCGGTCGCGATCTCCAAGACCGAGGCGGTGGACGGCCAGCGCGGCGTCATCATCAACACCGCCTCGGTGGCCGCCTACGACGGCCAGATCGGCCAGATCGCCTACGCCGCGTCCAAGGGCGGTGTGGTCGGCCTGACCCTGTCCGCCGCGCGTGACCTGGCGACCTTCGGCATCCGCGTGATGACCATCGCGCCGGGCATCATCGACACCCCGATGCTCGCGGGCGTCACCGAGGAGTTCCGCGCGGGCCTGTCCGCGGGCGTGCCCTTCCCCAAGCGCCTGGGCTCCCCCGCCGAGTACGCCCAGCTCGCGGTCATGATCACCGAGCACGACTACCTGAACGGCGAGGTCATCCGCATGGACGGCGCGCTGCGCATGGCGCCGCGCTGACCTGCCTTGGGGGCGCGGCGGGCGAGCACCCGCCGCGCCGTCACAGCTCGCCCGCGTAGGGCAGCTCGTACACCGCCTCGGAGTCCATCCAGCGGCGCAGCGT
Proteins encoded in this region:
- a CDS encoding SDR family NAD(P)-dependent oxidoreductase; this translates as MQISDTAALVTGGASGLGGATSRALAARGVHVFALDLPQGIEKAERVDGVTYVPADVTDAEQVQAAVEQAAGSGVPLRTVVNCAGVGWAGRVINKQGEPHDYDLFRKVVEINLIGTFNVLRLASVAISKTEAVDGQRGVIINTASVAAYDGQIGQIAYAASKGGVVGLTLSAARDLATFGIRVMTIAPGIIDTPMLAGVTEEFRAGLSAGVPFPKRLGSPAEYAQLAVMITEHDYLNGEVIRMDGALRMAPR